ACTggaaggagagatggttcaaagTCCAGTGCTTCTGACGCAATTGCGAATCTCCCAAGTCCTTCCATTTCAGTGTTCGACGCCATTGAGGTGTTCAAAGCCAAGGGTCTTAATGCAGCAGATATGGTTCTTCTATTGGGTACaccaattagtattttatttTCCGCGTTAACAATAAACTTCGATTACTTGCACAATTTGATCATTTTCGTTTTTTGATTTTGTGAACATGTGTCTGTATATGTAGGTGGGCATACAATAGGTAAAGCAAGTTGTGGGAATTTTGAAAGCCGACTCTACAATTCTCCACCAGATAAATCGATGGACCGGAGTTTAGCTGGAAAACTAAAAATGATATGTCCCAAAGAGACAGAGGGCTCTAACGCCGGCCAAGCTGATCTAGACCAAAATTCTGCCAGTACTAATATTGTAGATAATTCGTTTTACCAGCAAATAAGAATGAATAAAGGATTGTTGTCTATCGACCAAAAGATAGCATTCGATTTGTTGACTGCAGAGTTGGTTAAGACATTATCGAATGATAATGTCCAGTTCTTGACTCGATTTGGTGCAGCTATGGTCAAGTTGGGTGCGGTTGGCGTTAAAGTTGGTAATGAAGGAGAAATTCGTAAAGATTGTAGATTTGTAAACAATCTTGCCACTGCGAGCCCAAGCAAAACCACAACACCAAGCACAACGCCAACCACAACCCCTAGCACAACCCCGAGCACAACACCAAGCACAACCCCATTAACTTCCGGTATGCTCCCTtaaggataaaaaaaaaaaactataaaaaaacTAGCATACGTCGTGCATGCGTGATTATATTATTTGATTTGTGTTCAGTAAGTTGTTCTAAAGAATTTGGGATCCCATTATAATTGCCGCTGGGAATGCCAAATAATCTctatttcattttatatttttcatatacTGATCAGGATAAACATTGGTTGAAATTTCTCTATTCTGTTTTCCAACTTTATTTGATTCTTTAAGTATAAATGAAATTTAATCGAGTTAAGAAGATTGATTTTTTATTCTAATTCGACTTTTTTACTTCATTTACCTTGCCTAGTAATAAGAGACATGGTAGTATTGCAACGTGCTAAAAGCGTAAGACCATTTGGTAGAAGGAATTCGTTTCATCTATTCTTGTACTTGTAGTGAATTCAAATCTTTTCACTTTTTATTTCTCCATCATGAAATGCTGAAACCAGTGTAGCTTGGAATAAATAGTTTTTGACTGAAGAGGTTAAATCTGTCTCATACCTAATTGACTGTCTGCAACTTTCATCCTCAGTTGTATAACGTTATAAATGTCATTTTATGCCTAAGCCGTGATATTAACAGAGATCATGGGTTATCagctcagcaaaaaaaaaatactcataAGGAATCCTTGACATTTATCATAAAATCTTTAAAGTGGATTCAGATCAAAAGCATCACTCACAAGGAATCACCGTCTTTCATAATAAAATCTCAATAGCAGATTCTCCGTTTTGGAAAATTAAGCACATAACTAAATCAAAGGAATGTgactgatatatttctttttaTTCGACCACGGCCAATAAGTCACTCGCTCGACAAAAGCAGTGCCTTGCATCCGATCCTAGATCCACCTGCATATAAAAATGCAAGTAAAATCACTATATGAAAAGATACTGCACACCACCATAAAGTCATAAAAGAACGCTAAAACCAGTAGTCCAGTTTCATTCACTGTTTGTAACTCCTCTTTCTGACTAATGCATGCATAGAAGTTCCAGATTTCTGGAGGGTATACAATGAGATCCATAGTCCTATGCTCTACATACAGATTTTTGGTGGTTAAAGTCTGTAGAGGTTTATACACACATGACTCGTGAGCTTTACTTGAATTCGTACTTTTCACAGGATAAGGGAGCACCACTTACTGATAGACGGTAGGGACATTTACTCATGATGTGCATACATATACAGCCATAAGATGAGGTTCTACACTAGAATAATGCAAAAGGAAGCAACCCTAACCCTAGGTAATCAAATATAATTTCCTCCTGGTGACAATTCACTGTGGCACCACTTACCTCATACGCATTAATGTCTGAGAAAAGAACCTGCCAAAAGATACATTGTGTTCATTAGCAAGAAGGAAGCGCGGACACAATAGGTAGAAAATAGAAAAGGAAAATAAACCAGAGAGCAAAAGCCGATCTGgtatcaaatagaaacacaacgAATAACTTGTGATTTGGAATCACTACAAATGTCTAAAACTCGACTTGATACTACTGCTCACCTTCTTTCCAGCCTCTACTTCCTGTACTTCAGCACCAACAGACAAAATCTGCAAAAGAATTATAAGTGATGATTAGATACCTGAATGCAGCAGAATTGATTTAGAGGATCTCTTTTTTATGCTTTCCTAGCATGTTCTTCGTGCAAACGTATTCACATATCTGAGTAGTTAAACCTGGCTTACCTCCCCCATTAAGTAGCGTTCGAATTTCACAGCTGATTTTGGCAACAACACTCCACCAGCAGATTTCTGAACCCATAAACAATATTTCCTTTGTTAGCAGGAGAATAAATGAAAATCTGGATGCCCAATAAACAACCTACCTACTATGAGTTTTCTTACCAGAATCAAGTTTTGAAGGGGCAGAAAATTCAGGTTGGGGTTTCAAATAAGTTAAAAGCAATAATGCATGCAGTTAGAGCCGCCTAAGGCTAAGATTTTGCCGAACATTTACAAAAACGAAGGACCAAAGTAGATCCTCTTGCAGTGACGGAGCCAAAAAATTTCAAGTGGGGGCAAATTCGTATAGTAAAAGTCATCCCATACCGACGATCATGTGGCCGAAGGCCGCCTGAATTTTTTTGCATTGTAACTAGTTATGAATCATTTTCTTGAGTGAAAACGAagctataaaatattttaattaaattagagaaaataatttACATCGTTTTTCATACATATATCATACATTTGATGTATTTTTATTAATCAAGTTTATAATTTTGCCCCTATTAAAAATAGAGTTTTAATTTATCATTCGCATTTGCCCCCACAAGACATGTAATTCACAAAAACACTAAGCCTAATTTAGCTAAATCTCAAAATCAACTGGGGTCGGTAGAACCCACCCACTTGTCCCAATCTTCCTCCGTCCCTGTCCTCTTGTGTAAAGTTCAGGTCAGATTCCACACCTCATCATTAAGGTGCAATATCCAGATAACAAGATGCCTGATAGAAAAACACTTACTGGCAGTAAGTGAGTTGTGTTTCACTAGTACAATATCAGTAAATCTACCTTGAAATAACTAATTATCCAACACAATCACCTGTAGACGTAGTATAATAAATTCTAGTGCCATCCGACTAATCAAAAAACAGAAACACGAGAATGTTGCCATCGCAAATCATTgactaagtttttttttctttttaattttacaTCACCAGCACCCTTGACCTAAAGGTCCGAAAGCTGATGCTTTACCAACTAGGCCAAGGAAGCAGTGGTCATTGGTTATTTGCTGAACGACTTAAAACCTTATCTTTAGTCTCTCATTGCTTAAATTCATATCCTTTTATGTATTCTTTTCAGTCTTTAAGAACAACCCAATTCACATATCCTTATCTTTAGTCTTAAATTCATATCCTTTCATGCATTCGTTTCAGTCTTTAAGAACAACCCAATTCTCATATTCACGTATGAAACAGGTAAGCTCTTTATCTATCATTAATATCACCCAATAAAGATCCTAAAATCTCTAATGAAGATTAAAATCTCTTTTAAGACAAAATGGATGTTCAGCTGCTCCAAACTAACTGCCATTCCAGATTACAAAAACCCTTAACATCAGAACTAAAACGTAAGACtccaagaaaacaaaaattcgaAACTGCATATTGCATATGTTAAACCCAACTTTTACTTCCCAATTGGCGAGTTTCATGCACAAACCCTAACAATACAGAAGATTTCCTTGTAAAACAAAATACAAATTAAATATACCTTGGCCAATTCTTCAAGACGAATTAGAACCCTATCATTTTGTGGAACAACCTACGATCAAAGAGGGAAATTCTCATCAAATTACAAGGAAATATCAGGAACCCAGAAATTAAATACAAAAAttgactaaaaagaaaaaaataccttTGATGCTTCCCATTTCTTTGATACTGCATTGATTCTCAAAGTGTTGCTTCTCAAACCTGTTCAATAAACATATACAATTAATTGAAGGAGAAATAATTGGAAGTGGAAATAGAAAAATCAATTTGTAGAGGTGTTAACAGACCTGGAAGTCTCTGATTAGAGAAAGAAGGTAGGTTTAGTTTGTGAGAAGTGAAGGATTTAGCAACTGAGATGAAAGAGGTAGCCATGGATGGATAAGAGGGGGAGATAACTGAGCTCAACGAAATGGTAGTATTAATAATGTTGAAACATAAAAACCCTCACTGGGTTTTGTTAGATGAATATCGAATAATGACCGTTGATTATATCTTAAGATCTTCGAGTAAAGAATAAGATTAGATCCACCGATCAAAAATACCGGAGATAACCAGAAAACTCTGGTTCTGGTTCGATTTTTGTCGTATACTAAAAGAACCCTATTACGTGGGCTCCGAAGATTTAGTTTCCAGAGCTCTTACGAATGGGCTCGGATCACCTGTCCCTTGTATTCCTGTCTTTTCCTGTCCTAACCAATGAAATCACGTCACTTGTTTTGCTCTAAAAATGTGTAATTAATAGATAACCGCGTCTAATATAATAAACTACACAGTTGTCATCGTCATTCTCATCTATGCTTATAAAATTTTCTGTTCATCTAGTTGATCTAATTACGATccagtaaaaatatgataaacttCCCAATAATTTAACATAAAAACCCAAACTAGATGATGATAGTTTCAACTGTTCTTTTGCTCCTGATCCTAAATTGAAAGTAACAATCAATGGATTATCAATCGTATTGTAGCTCCTGATTTTGTAATTCTTGAATATAGCTATACACGATTGTAATGGTAGATTTTTTGGATTCATTTTATGGGTAGAAGTTTGTGGGTGTTGATTTTAGTTCTGGATTCGAAAACTTACCCGTCTGTTTCATATTACAGGTTTATCAATTATAACCCTTTTGTCTTTTTTAATTAGATTTAAATCTTAATCACTTCTTGTTAGGGTACCGatcctaaactcgtcataagtccatgagtagaactcaactcgaaaaccggttgactagatgagggaacccattgacttataaactactaaATAAGACCCATCTAagcaatgtgggactaggatcccaaaTTCGTTAATAATCTTCACTCCCCTATCAGTATTCAATGCTggtgacaactacgcccatacataggtgccccaacactttaatctagcctataggtcaccccttccgtggaCCGGGGTtgggtcgtggtggttggctctgataccagcTGTTAGGGTTCTTGACCTTTATACTGGAGATAATCTGTGAAGATAGTCCTCACAGGAGAAGTCGTGAAGATAGTCTTCACATGATTGTATTCtaacgaaagaagaagaagaattcagagaataagaagattaagaagatttAAGGGAAGAAAGAAGAacagaagagattgaagaaataGTCTTTGTATTAATTCTTAAGTCATTACAAAGCTCAGGAGTTGTATTTATAATTATGTATACTTGTGAAACAAGTAATGCTAACTATAGAGTTCAAATTAAACAAGGAAACTAatatagaaaatataaataagtaaACTAATATGAATAGGTGTTGGTACTGCAACATACCACCCTTCTCGAAAAATGGCTTGTCTTCAAGCCTGAAATTGTGGAATCGCGTCACAATGAATACAGCGTGTCTTGTattctccatataattctcttaagCTACTGATATAACTATCCATGATCAAACACAAATATCATAGCGTTAGAGATCAAAAAGAGAAGTATCCAAGAAATGTGTGTCCATGCATCATAGAGGTTGCGCTTAATTTTCCCACGATCAAAGACAAAAATCACGTCACTAGTGTTGGTAATGATAACCATGTTAGCAACGACTTTCACGAGAATAGTATGTGTATCGTCCAACTTCGGAGTTACACCTTTGAAAACGTATTCGATCAACTCAATCATTCTCTGGTCCAAGAGTACCTCCTTGACTTCAGTATCAACTTTTTTGTTAGGAAATAAAATCCACCAACCAAGTATTCCTTTCTCTACATAACGTCTAGCATCAAATGTGTTATCCACAATTGTCCcaacaaagaatacaataacatgtGGTGAAGAGAATAATGAGAAATTAAAGGTTTTATTGAAGCACCCCCGTCCGTATCAGCCGGTCCATTACTGGCTTTCTTTCTTAAGTTCTTAGAATAATGTGGAACCCAAATTACCAAGTTCAGGGTAACACCTAATACGTCAAAAGAAAGCAACTGACCATTAATACTTAAAGTTTCAAGGTTAAAGTATACCATTTTATTATGAGTATCAACAACACGAATGCAAAAACCATTTGATTTAATTTTCTGATCCAGACGTGGTTTCCCATCTAGAAACACAATTTCGTCCTATAGTAAGTCTTTGGTGACTCTATCTGCGAAATTCCGAACTAATTTCTTGGTTATCATTGAAATTTCTTTCCATATCTCGTAATAATTGTTTACGTACTTCGAACGCAGAGAAATATCATCTATAAGAAATACCCAGGTTTGAGCAGAAGATGACTTAGCAGCTGCATTTATCTTCAAAATTTCATCAAATTTGAGCTGCCGATATTTCTCACATATCGTATGATATGTCAGTATGAATTCAATCACAGCGACACAAGAGTGGCCACAAGGTgctatttatgggtgaaaacggtttctgctggtttcggtaatttcgtgtgtgtggatgagacacaagtctaaaccctaaacaatgtactgcacgggagtacttttgattcgaaagatcaatctttacaatcctggactaaaccaagaaatggtcgttccaggcttgcttcggtcacaaagtgaaggagaagggctggtcttagggagggaagcgaagaaagtgttgagaccagcaTAGTTGATTCtgtaagtgtgggtgttttgtgacttgtatcagaaagttgaattgGCTAGTCGAATGAAAAGCTATTAGATGATTTTTGGATGTGGtattattctcctgaccaaaagttgttgtttggtggaaataggtgagacctatttatacaagtcgtaaataaaacgtaccctggtctcataagaagtgtaagcgattgagtggtggaagattAATGTGTAACGTGaggatttatgtttccataatgagggaGGTGGATCCGCTCACGCCATTACTCCTTGCCATTACTAACATccctgctttatgacactttcttgtaacgagcgttttgcacgccgcacgctgtaaaccgccagaccaataccctgatgagcatcctccagtttgtgacatgtttgatgtctcgagtgttttcgtggaaaacatgtagcactttgctacatgCGGAAAATTAAAATTGATAGGCTTTCCGtatgaaaataacatgtgatgatattggctggtcgcctgaaatgTACCACAAGCttgccagctcggtggcgaacttggatggatgagatcgtatctcatgaggaagggtagccgttgattatgggtaccttctgtcggcgcctgaTAATGACGTAGTGGCACTTTTAACGCGCACCTGTGGCATCGCGACATGTCTGGCATgacttgtgcatgccagtggcacggtggcacatggtgtagccatggccactggatttaggcggttggtcgcctaaagTTGCCAtgagtttgtcagttcggtggcaaacttggat
The nucleotide sequence above comes from Papaver somniferum cultivar HN1 chromosome 8, ASM357369v1, whole genome shotgun sequence. Encoded proteins:
- the LOC113302107 gene encoding 10 kDa chaperonin 1, chloroplastic-like → MATSFISVAKSFTSHKLNLPSFSNQRLPGLRSNTLRINAVSKKWEASKVVPQNDRVLIRLEELAKKSAGGVLLPKSAVKFERYLMGEILSVGAEVQEVEAGKKVLFSDINAYEVDLGSDARHCFCRASDLLAVVE
- the LOC113303608 gene encoding peroxidase 57-like, translated to MKMNTVAGFTFGVVLILVSFPACYAQLKKGFYADKCEINVEETVQRIVFERIQKDSTLVAALVRMQFHDCFVEGCDASLLLNGTSTEKTAGPNGSVRGYELIDEIKTELEQKCPDKVSCADIIVMATRDTITLSKGSRYEVETGRRDGSKSSASDAIANLPSPSISVFDAIEVFKAKGLNAADMVLLLGGHTIGKASCGNFESRLYNSPPDKSMDRSLAGKLKMICPKETEGSNAGQADLDQNSASTNIVDNSFYQQIRMNKGLLSIDQKIAFDLLTAELVKTLSNDNVQFLTRFGAAMVKLGAVGVKVGNEGEIRKDCRFVNNLATASPSKTTTPSTTPTTTPSTTPSTTPSTTPLTSGMLP